A single Cottoperca gobio chromosome 5, fCotGob3.1, whole genome shotgun sequence DNA region contains:
- the cita gene encoding LOW QUALITY PROTEIN: citron Rho-interacting kinase (The sequence of the model RefSeq protein was modified relative to this genomic sequence to represent the inferred CDS: deleted 2 bases in 2 codons), with translation MLKFKYVSQGSLKTMPSSADPITSRSSRLNQVFQGRVGLCGQQGGCTSGREVFLEALLLLYQECISPELMKIHHVANFVNKFSEVVSELQAMQPGPSDFELCAVVGRGHFAEVQVVREKATGDVCALKVMDKTVLRTQEHVVFHEEERRILALNSSPWIPQLLYAFQDKERVYLAMEYLPGGDLMSLLNRYEDQFDESMAQFYLAELVEAIHAVHQLGYVHRDVKPENVLIDRTGHIKLADFGSAARLTADKTVEAPTVPVGTQDFLSPEVLEAMNGGSHNTYGVECDWWSLGVIAYEMIYARSPFSGGSSTKTIQNILNFQRCLKFPDEPRASKQFVDLLQSLLCGAKERLGFQGLRCHSFFSSVDWNHLRQVLPPFVPALHSEDDTSNFEEPEQAAPRPSSAAQRGALPAGFQGQDLPFLGWFFSRALTTLAKTESVSAGLNSPAKTNSMEKKLNLKSRELQETQDKCHKMDQEISRFQRKMTDLESVLHQKDVELKASETQRTILEQDLATYITECSTLKRSLEEARVEVSREDDKALQLLHDIREQSNKLQEIKEQEYHAQLEEMQVTIRQLEEDLSAARRRSDLYESELRDSRQTSEDLKRKAVEYQQRIQKAKEQGKADVEELLSKLEKTNSEQQVNIQELQDKLSKAVKASTEATELLQNVRQAKERLERDLERLRGKTDSNDTLKRRLRETEEGRKTLENQVKRLEMVERRENKLKDDIQTKSQQIQQMAEKILELEENLRDAQSTAQRMETQLVQKERLYEDKIKVLENQMKVDLADKESLEARRAQQQEESRENCKLISEQKATINAMDSKMKNLEQRISELSEANKLAANSSIYTQKNMKAQEEMISELRQQKFYLESQAGKLEAQNAKLEEHLEKMSQQEQTKRNRLLELESRLREMGLEHEEEKLEIKRQVSDLTLSLQERESQISSLQAARHALESQLQQAKTELEETTAEAEEEITALRNHRDEIQRKFDALRDSCSVITDLEEQLTQLSQENAELNRQNFYLSKQLDEASDEREDQLQLSQEVDRLRREVADREMHLNNQKQNIETLKTTCSMLEEQVVELESLNDELLEKERQWEAWRGALEDEKSQAERRTRDLQRLFDNEKQNRLRADQRSTESRQAVELAVKEHNAEILALQQALKEQRLKAESLSDTLNDLEKKHAMLEMNARSLQQKLETERELKQRLMEEQGKLQQQLDLQKSHIFRLTQGLQDALDQTDMLKTERTDLEYQLENIQAVYSHEKVKMEGTISQQTKLIDFLQAKMDQPTKKKKGIFGRRREDVGTTTNGALTPQPLPAVPMQYGDMKLALDKERSRCADLEEALQKMRIELRSLRDEAAHFKAQEHVAPSTPAQARHQILMSAIVKSPEHQPNPSSLLNPSTRSKETATPEEFGRRVKERMHHNIPHRFTVGLNMRAAKCAVCLDTVHFGRQAATCLECSTLCHPKCSPCLPATCGLPAEYATHFSEALCREKANSPALQVKEASGHVRLEGWMKQPRNGKRGQQGWERKYVVLDGTKVSIYDTEPREDYITVEEEFELCLPDGEVTVHGAVVASELINTAKSDIPYVLKLESHPHTTCWPGQSVYFMAPSFPDKQRWVAVLESVVAGSRGSKDKVDSDAAGASKRQKNLSPLVQKLLGNSLLKLEGDDRLDINCTLPLTDQIVLVGSEEGLYALNVIKNSLTHIPGLTSVFQIQILKELDKLLMITGEERALCLVEIKKVKQSLSQSHLPAQPDLNPFIFETVKGCHLFSSGKIDNGTCICAAMPNKITILRLNESLNKFCIRKEIETSEPCSCIHFTGYSIIIGTNKFYEIEMKQYVLEEFLDKNDVTLASAVFAASSHSFPISIIQVTTAPQKDEYLLCFHEFGVFVDAYGRRSRSEDIKWSRLPLSFAYREPYLFVTYFNSLDVIEITGHAALGPHSYAHLDIPNPRYLGPAISSGAIYLASSYQNKLRVICCKGNLIQSQEGVGDLQRCGSGRSPNKRGPPSYNEHISKRLAANPLAHGDPGTPHRYREARTEFRRDKSPNRPLEREKSPGRMLESRIVASPGRAMPDPRLDRSPGRAMADPRMDRSPGRMMDVRREKSPGRFEERQRLHTGSGRTPINPVNKVWDQSSV, from the exons ATGTTGAAGTTCAAATACGTGAGTCAGGGAAGCCTGAAAACGATGCCGTCCTCTGCCGACCCCATCACCAGCCGCAGCTCAAGACTGAACCAAGTGTTTCAG GGCCGAGTCGGCCTGTGTGGGCAGCAGGGAGGATGCACTTCAGGTAGGGAAGTGTTCCTGGAGGCTCTGCTGCTACTGTACCAAGAGTGCATCTCGCCAGAGCTTATGAAGATACATCATGTGGCAAACTTTGTCAATAAGT TTTCTGAAGTGGTCTCCGAGCTGCAGGCCATGCAGCCTGGTCCTTCTGACTTTGAGCTGTGTGCCGTGGTGGGTCGTGGTCACTTTGCAGAAGTCCAAGTAGTCCGGGAGAAGGCAACTGGGGATGTTTGTGCACTGAAAGTCATGGACAAAACAGTTTTACGCACTCAAGAACAT GTGGTTTTTCATGAGGAGGAGCGTAGGATCTTGGCTCTGAACAGCAGTCCCTGGATCCCGCAGCTTCTCTACGCCTTCCAGGATAAAGAACGTGTCTACCTG GCAATGGAGTACTTGCCAGGCGGTGACCTGATGTCCCTGCTAAACAGATACGAGGATCAGTTTGATGAGTCCATGGCTCAGTTCTATTTGGCTGAGCTGGTAGAGGCCATTCATGCTGTCCACCAGCTGGGCTATGTACACAG AGATGTCAAACCAGAGAACGTTCTCATTGATCGGACTGGTCACATTAAGCTGGCAGACTTTGGATCAGCTGCCAGGCTCACTGCTGACAAAACC GTTGAAGCTCCCACAGTGCCCGTTGGGACCCAGGACTTCCTCTCCCCGGAGGTCCTGGAGGCCATGAATGGGGGCTCTCACAACACCTACGGGGTTGAGTGTGACTGGTGGTCCCTCGGGGTTATAGCGTACGAGATGATCTACGCCAGGTCGCCTTTTTCTGGTGGCTCTTCCACCAAGACGATCCAAAACATCCTCAACTTTCAG CGTTGCCTTAAGTTTCCAGATGAGCCTCGGGCCAGTAAGCAGTTTGTAGACCTGCTGCAGAGCTTGCTGTGTGGAGCCAAAGAGCGACTGGGTTTCCAGGGACTCCGCTGTCACTCTTTCTTCTCCAGTGTAGACTGGAACCACTTAAGACAAG TTCTCCCGCCTTTCGTTCCTGCGTTGCACTCTGAAGATGACACCTCTAATTTTGAGGAGCCGGAGCAGGCAGCCCCCCGGCCATCCTCAGCAGCCCAGCGAGGAGCTCTGCCAGCGGGCTTCCAGGGCCAGGATCTGCCCTTTCTAGGCTGGTTCTTCAGCAGAGCGTTGACAACATTGGCCAAAACTGA GTCAGTGTCTGCAGGCCTCAACTCTCCTGCTAAGACCAACTCTATGGAAAAGAAGCTGAATCTTAAAAGCAGAGAATTACAAGAAACTCAAGACAAATGTCACAAG ATGGACCAGGAGATCTCCAGGTTCCAGCGTAAAATGACTGACCTGGAGTCAGTGCTCCACCAGAAGGATGTAGAGCTCAAGGCATCCGAGACTCAGAGGACCATTCTGGAGCAAGACCTCGCCACATACATTACTGAGTGCAGT ACCCTAAAGCGAAGCTTGGAGGAGGCACGTGTGGAGGTCTCCAGAGAGGATGACAAGGCCTTGCAGCTGCTGCACGACATCCGCGAACAGAGCAACAAGCTGCAGGAAATTAAAGAGCAA GAGTACCATGCCCAGCTGGAGGAGATGCAGGTCACCATCaggcagctggaggaggacCTGTCGGCTGCCCGACGTCGCAGTGACCTCTACGAATCTGAACTTCGAGACTCCAGGCAAACAAGTGAGGATCTCAAGAGGAAAGCTGTGGAATACCAGCAGAGAATCCAGAAG GCTAAAGAACAGGGCAAAGCCGATGTGGAGGAGCTTCTGTCCAAACTAGAGAAG ACCAATTCTGAGCAGCAGGTGAATATTCAGGAGCTCCAGGACAAACTGTCCAAG GCAGTGAAAGCGAGCACAGAAGCcactgagctgctgcagaaTGTTCGACAGGCCAAAGAGCGGCTGGAACGAGACCTGGAGCGCCTGCGAGGCAAAACCGACTCTAACGACACGTTAAAACGCCgcctgagagagacagag GAGGGCAGGAAGACCCTGGAGAACCAGGTAAAGAGGCTGGAGATGGTTGAGCGCCGGGAGAATAAGCTGAAAGATGACATTCAGACCAAATCCCAGCAGATCCAGCAGATGGCTGAAAAGATCCTG GAACTGGAGGAGAACCTGAGGGACGCTCAGTCCACAGCCCAGAGGATGGAAACCCAACTGGTTCAAAAGGAGAGGCTTTATGAGGACAAGATCAAG GTTCTGGAGAACCAGATGAAGGTGGACCTGGCTGACAAGGAGAGCCTCGAGGCCAGAAgggcccagcagcaggaggagtcGAGAGAGAACTGCAAACTTATCAGTGAACAGAAAGCA ACCATTAATGCTATGGATTCCAAGATGAAGAACCTGGAGCAGCGCATCTCTGAGCTGTCAGAGGCTAACAAGCTGGCTGCTAACAGCAGCATCTACACCCAGAAGAATAT GAAAGCCCAGGAAGAGATGATCTCAGAGCTTCGGCAGCAAAAGTTCTATTTGGAGTCTCAGGCAGGCAAGCTGGAGGCCCAAAACGCCAAACTGGAGGAGCACCTGGAGAAGATGAGTCAGCAGGAGCAGACCAAGAGGAACCggctgctggagctggagagcAGGCTGCGGGAG ATGGGCCTAGAACATGAAGAAGAGAAGCTGGAGATCAAGAGACAGGTGTCAGACTTGACCCTCTCCCTGCAGGAGCGCGAGTCCCAGATTAGCAGCCTGCAGGCGGCACGTCATGCCTTAGAGAGCCAGCTGCAGCAGGCGAAGACTGAGCTGGAGGAGACCACTGCTGAGGCTGAGGAGGAGATCACAGCCCTCAGG AATCACAGAGATGAAATTCAACGCAAGTTTGATGCCTTGAGAGACAGCTGCTCA GTGATCACTGACCTGGAGGAGCAGCTCACGCAGCTGAGTCAGGAGAACGCCGAGTTGAACCGCCAGAACTTCTACCTTTCCAAACAGCTTGATGAAGCGTCAGATGAGAGGGAGGACCAGCTGCAGCTCAGCCAGGAAGTGGACAGGCTGAGGAGGGAGGTGGCTGACCGTGAGATGCACCTCAACAACCAGaaacag AACATTGAGACACTGAAGACCACATGCAGCATGCTGGAAGAGCAGGTGGTGGAGCTGGAGTCCCTAAATGACGAGTTGCTGGAAAAGGAGAGGCAGTGGGAGGCTTGGAGAGGTGCCCTGGAGGACGAAAAGAGCCAAGCCGAGAGACGCAccagagacctgcagagactGTTTGACAATGAGAAGCAGAATAG GCTGCGTGCAGACCAGCGCAGCACTGAATCTCGACAGGCAGTGGAGCTGGCAGTCAAAGAGCACAATGCTGAGATACTGGCCTTACAGCAGGCTTTGAAGGAGCAGAGACTGAAGGCTGAAAGTCTGTCTGATACT CTTAATGATCTGGAGAAGAAGCACGCCATGCTGGAGATGAACGCCCGCAGCTTACAGCAGAAActggagacggagagagagttGAAGCAGAGGCTGATGGAAGAG CAAgggaagctgcagcagcagttgGACCTCCAGAAGAGCCACATTTTCCGTTTGACCCAGGGCCTGCAGGACGCTCTGGACCAGACTGACATGCTCAAGACTGAGAGGACCGATCTGGAGTACCAGCTGGAGAATATACAG GCTGTATACTCCCATGAGAAGGTGAAGATGGAGGGGACCATCTCCCAGCAGACCAAACTCATAGACTTCCTCCAGGCCAAAATGGATCAGCCCACCAAGAAAAAGAAG GGTATATTTGGGCGACGTAGGGAGGATGTCGGCACCACGACTAACGGGGCGCTGACTCCACAGCCCCTGCCAGCAGTTCCCATGCAGTACGGTGACATGAAACTAGCTTTGGATAAGGAGCGCTCTAGATGCGCTGATCTGGAAGAGGCTCTGCAGAAGATGAGGATAGAGCTACGATCTCTTAGAGATGAGG CGGCTCATTTCAAAGCGCAGGAACATGTGGCTCCTTCCACGCCGGCCCAGGCTCGACATCAAATCCTCATGTCAGCCATTGTCAAATCCCCAGAACATCAACCCAACCCCAGCAGCCTGCTCAACCCCTCCACCCGCAGCAAGGAGACCGCCACACCTGAAg AGTTTGGTCGCCGCGTGAAAGAGAGAATGCACCACAACATCCCTCATCGCTTCACTGTGGGCCTCAACATGAGGGCTGCCAAGTGTGCCGTCTGCCTGGACACTGTTCATTTTGGACGACAGGCTGCCACTTGTCTAG AGTGTAGCACCCTGTGTCACCCTAAATGCTCACCATGTCTTCCGGCCACCTGCGGTCTTCCAGCCGAGTATGCCACTCACTTTTCGGAGGCTCTGTGCCGAGAAAAGGCAAACTCTCCTGCACTGCAGGTCAAAGAGGCCAGTGGGCATGTTCGCTTGGAGGGATGGATGAAGCAGCCAAG AAATGGCAAGCGTGGCCAGCAGGGCTGGGAGAGGAAATATGTGGTGCTCGATGGAACCAAAGTATCCATCTATGATACTGAGCCCAGAGAAG aCTATATAACAGTCGAGGAGGAGTTTGAGCTCTGT CTGCCTGATGGAGAGGTGACTGTTCATGGAGCCGTCGTTGCCTCTGAGCTCATCAACACTGCCAAGTCAG ACATACCATATGTGTTGAAGCTGGAGTCCCATCCCCACACCACCTGCTGGCCAGGCCAGTCGGTCTACTTCATGGCACCCAGCTTCCCTGACAAGCAGCGCTGGGTGGCTGTACTGGAGTCTGTGGTGGCTGGCAGTCGTGGCTCTAAAGACAAAGTGGATTCTGATGCT GCAGGTGCTTCTAAAAGACAGAAGAACCTATCCCCTCTGGTTCAG AAACTTCTGGGGAATTCTCTGCTGAAGCTGGAGGGTGATGACCGTTTGGACATCAACTGCACTCTGCCTCTCACTGACCAG ATCGTGTTGGTTGGCTCTGAGGAGGGTTTGTATGCTCTGAACGTCATAAAGAACTCTTTGACCCACATCCCCGGGCTGACCTCCGTCTTCCAGATCCAGATCCTGAAGGAGCTCGATAAGCTGCTGATGATCACTG gagaggagagggcCTTGTGTCTGGTGGAGATCAAAAAGGTGAAACAGTCTTTGTCCCAGTCCCATCTCCCGGCTCAACCTGACCTCAACCCCTTCATCTTCGAGACAGTCAAGGGATGCCACCTCTTCTCCTCTGGAAAG ATTGACAATGGGACCTGTATCTGTGCTGCTATGCCCAATAAGATTACAATTTTGCGACTTAATGAAAGCCTGAATAAGTTCTGCATCAGAAAG GAGATTGAGACATCAGAGCCCTGCAGCTGTATCCACTTCACCGGCTACAGCATCATTATCGGCACCAACAAGTTCTATGAGATTGAGATGAAGCAGTATGTGCTCGAAG AGTTCCTGGATAAAAACGACGTGACGCTGGCTTCAGCTGTCTTCGCCGCATCCTCCCACAGCTTCCCCATCTCCATCATCCAGGTCACCACGGCTCCACAGAAAGACGAGTACCTGCTCTGTTTCCATG agtttggtgtgtttgtggatGCTTACGGTCGCAGGAGTAGAAGTGAAGATATCAAATGGAGCCGTCTGCCTCTCTCCTTTG CCTACAGAGAACCCTACCTGTTTGTGACCTACTTCAACTCTCTGGACGTTATAGAGATTACA GGCCACGCTGCTCTGGG GCCTCATTCGTATGCACACCTGGATATCCCAAACCCACGCTACCTTGGCCCAGCAATCTCCTCTGGAGCCATCTACCTGGCCTCTTCCTACCAGAACAAACTGCGGGTCATTTGCTGTAAGGGCAACCTGATCCAGAGCCAAGAGGGTGTAGGTGACCTGCAGCGCTGCGGCTCCGGACGCAG CCCTAACAAGCGTGGGCCTCCTTCCTACAATGAGCACATCTCTAAACGGCTGGCAGCCAATCCGCTAGCTCACGGAGATCCGGGCACACCTCACCGCTACAGAGAGGCTCGCACAGAGTTTCGACGGGACAAGTCCCCCAACCGTccgctggagagagagaagtctCCTGGCAGGATGCTGGAAAGTCGGATAGTGGCGTCTCCGGGCAGGGCCATGCCTGACCCCCGGTTAGACCGCTCCCCAGGCCGGGCAATGGCAGATCCTCGAATGGACCGCTCTCCTGGCCGGATGATGGACGTTCGTAGGGAGAAGTCCCCCGGACGATTCGAAGAGCGCCAAAGGCTTCATACTGGCTCTGGTCGCACGCCCATAAACCCCGTTAACAAG